A genomic segment from Aegilops tauschii subsp. strangulata cultivar AL8/78 chromosome 1, Aet v6.0, whole genome shotgun sequence encodes:
- the LOC109764829 gene encoding CBS domain-containing protein CBSX5, whose product MAVSLLANDVSDLCIGKPAVRSLPLSAAAGDLAATVRKGPRAAAAACIAVGPARGAVVGRAGLADVLCLLCSSPDALGRPAAALDRPVSALLPKDGAGEVRRVDPRSSVLEALDEILSGAQVLAVPLRSGGRKKQLGGVAGVTGDFCWLTQEDLVRYFLNSISLFYHVAARSVSSLGLVRPDFLSVRPDEAALSAVPLIRRAIAAETAVAVVSTDGHLVGEISTAHLAACDETAAAAIATLSAADLMAYIDYFGSPPEHILRAIKTGLKAKGLDAMLELMEDETMTSFSLSSSSSDDDTGRPHLRRPSSGSFGRRSTEEPVVCSPASSLVAVMVQALAHRVSYLWVLDEEDDCRLAGIVTFADILRVFREQLQ is encoded by the exons ATGGCAGTGAGCCTCCTGGCCAATGACGTGTCGGACCTCTGCATCGGCAAGCCGGCCGTGAGGTCGCTCCCGCTCTCCGCGGCCGCCGGCGACCTCGCCGCCACGGTCCGCAAGGGGCcccgcgccgctgccgccgcctgCATCGCCGTCGGCCCGGCGCGCGGCGCCGTGGTGGGACGCGCCGGCCTCGCCGACGTCCTCTGCCTCCTCTGCTCCTCCCCCGACGCGCTCgggcgccccgccgccgcgctcgaCCGGCCCGTCTCCGCGCTCCTGCCCAAGGACGGCGCCGGCGAGgtccgccgcgtagatccccgctcCAG TGTCTTGGAAGCTCTTGATGAGATCTTGAGCGGCGCACAGGTGCTCGCCGTCCCGCTCCGCTCGGGCGGCCGCAAGAAGCAGCTGGGCGGCGTCGCTGGCGTGACCGGCGACTTCTGCTGGCTCACGCAGGAGGACCTCGTCCGCTACTTCCTCAACTCCATTTCCCTCTTCTACCATGTCGCCGCCCGCTCCGTCTCCTCCCTCGGCCTCGTGCGCCCCGACTTCCTGTCGGTGCGTCCCGACGAGGCAGCCCTGTCCGCCGTCCCCCTCATCCGCCGGGCCATCGCCGCAGAGACCGCGGTCGCCGTGGTCAGCACCGACGGCCACCTCGTCGGCGAGATCTCCACCGCGCACCTCGCTGCCTGCGACGAGACGGCAGCCGCGGCCATCGCCACGCTCTCGGCGGCCGACCTCATGGCATACATCGACTACTTCGGCTCGCCGCCAGAGCACATCCTGCGCGCCATCAAGACCGGGCTCAAGGCCAAGGGCCTTGACGCCATGCTTGAGCTGATGGAGGACGAGACGATGACGTCGTTCTCCCTCTCTTCCTCGTCGTCAGATGACGACACCGGCCGGCCGCACCTGAGGCGCCCGTCGTCGGGGAGCTTTGGGCGCCGGTCGACCGAGGAGCCCGTGGTGTGCAGTCCCGCGAGCTCGCTGGTGGCCGTCATGGTGCAGGCCCTCGCCCACCGCGTGAGCTACCTGTGGGTTCTCGACGAGGAGGACGACTGCCGTCTCGCCGGGATCGTCACCTTCGCCGACATCCTCAGGGTGTTTCGTGAACAGCTGCAGTGA